In one Lolium rigidum isolate FL_2022 chromosome 3, APGP_CSIRO_Lrig_0.1, whole genome shotgun sequence genomic region, the following are encoded:
- the LOC124697198 gene encoding proline-rich receptor-like protein kinase PERK3, with the protein MVASASPVGVPLSLFIDLSGLEAATTGFSDSNLLHRDGFPIFEASKHLTTSFSLCASLHLNSQGVLESGHEIPVKSLSLESRQGVREFLDEVRLLLKVHQRNLVSLVGCCTSSAARANGSTTSSLWRHRQAQGL; encoded by the exons ATGGTGGCGTCGGCGAGTCCGGTCGGGGTACCATTGAGCCTCTTCATCGACCTGTCCGGGCTGGAGGCCGCCACCACCGGATTTTCTGACAGCAATCTGCTCCACCGCGACGGCTTCCCCATCTTTGAGGCAAGCAAGCACCTCACAACCTCCTTTTCTCTGTGCGCTTCACTTCACCTAAATTCACAGGGTGTGCTGGAGAGCGGGCACGAGATTCCGGTGAAGAGTTTGTCCCTGGAATCGCGGCAGGGGGTGCGCGAGTTCCTCGACGAGGTGCGGCTGCTGCTGAAGGTGCATCAACGGAACCTGGTCTCCCTCGTCGGCTGCTGCACCTCCTCTGCCGCCCGGGCCAACGGCTCGACCACTTCCTCTTTG TGGCGGCACCGACAAGCTCAAGGACTTTGA